The following coding sequences lie in one Globicephala melas chromosome 15, mGloMel1.2, whole genome shotgun sequence genomic window:
- the RABEP2 gene encoding rab GTPase-binding effector protein 2 isoform X1, producing MAAPAPAAAGEDARRRQPEAALDPQTPEGTKVEAESGELDRLRAELAGALAEMETMKAVAEVSESTKAEAVAAVQRQCQEEVASLQAILKDSISSYEAQITSLKQERQQQQQDCEEKERELGRLKQLLSRAHPLDSLEKQMEKAHEDSEKLREIVLPMEQEIEELKAKLLRAEELIQEIQRRPRHPPSLHGSAELLLSRDPSPPLEPLEELSGDGGAAAEAFAHNCDDSASISSFSLGGGASGSASLPRTRHGLSPEQEETASLVSTGTLVPEGIYLPPPGYQLVPDNQWEQLQVEGRQLQKELESISRERDELQEGLRRSNEDCAKQMQVLLAQVQNSEQLLRTLQGTVSQAQERVQLQMPRRRAWASWLSFLTTGRSVQALASRETGDPLSPYRLVLTVHPQAELATSHKCLSHEVKRLTEENQGLRAEQPPSSVPRGLEQDEGQEESLPGSLLELRQLVRRTQQEARAHQQAQEHEAERLRIEIVTLREALEEETAARASLEGQLRGQREETEVLEASLCSLRMEMERVQQEQSKARQQEVLRQPLGSGRTEEAQLTDLLSEQRAKMLRLQAELETSEQVQRDFVRLSQALQVRLERIRQAESLEQVRSIMDEAPLRDVGDIKDT from the exons ATGGCGGCACCTGCGCCGGCGGCCGCGGGCGAGGATGCCCGGCGGCGGCAGCCGGAGGCCG CGCTGGACCCCCAGACTCCGGAGGGGACAAAAGTTGAGGCCGAGTCAGGGGAGCTCGACCGGCTTCGGGCTGAGCTGGCAGGCGCCCTGGCAGAAATGGAAACCATGAAGGCTGTGGCCGAGGTGAGCGAGAGCACGAAGGCCGAGGCTGTGGCTGCAGTGCAGCGGCAATGCCAAGAGGAGGTGGCCTCGCTGCAGGCCATCCTGAAAG ACTCCATCAGCAGCTATGAAGCCCAGATCACGTCTCTGAAGCAggagcggcagcagcagcagcaggactgTGAGGAGAAGGAGCGGGAGCTGGGGCGCCTGAAGCAGCTGCTGTCCAGGGCTCACCCCCTGGACTCCTTGGAGAAGCAGATGGAAAAG GCCCACGAGGACTCGGAGAAGCTGCGGGAGATCGTGTTGCCCATGGAGCAGGAGATTGAGGAGCTGAAGGCGAAATTGCTGAGGGCAGAGGAGCTGATCCAAGAGAtccag AGACGTCCCCGGCATCCCCCTTCCCTGCACGGCTCCGCGGAGTTGCTCCTGTCCCGGGACCCATCTCCACCACTGGAGCCTCTTGAGGAGCTGAGTGGAGACGGGGGTGCGGCGGCGGAGGCCTTCGCCCACAACTGTGATGACAGCGCCTccatctcctccttctccctcgGCGGTGGAGCCAGCGGCAGTGCCTCCCTGCCCCGCACCCGCCATGGCCTGAGCCCCGAGCAGGAGGAGACAGCCTCTCTGGTGTCCACGGGCACCCTGGTCCCTGAGGGCATCTACCTGCCCCCTCCTGGTTACCAGCTCGTCCCAGACAACCAGTGGGAGCAGCTGCAGGTGGAG GGGCGGCAGCTGCAGAAGGAGCTGGAGAGCATCAGCCGGGAGCGGGATGAGCTGCAAGAGGGCCTGAGACGGAGTAACGAGGACTGCGCTAAGCAG ATGCAGGTGCTCCTGGCCCAGGTCCAGAACTCAGAGCAGCTGCTGCGGACCTTGCAGGGGACCGTGAGCCAGGCCCAGGAGCGGGTTCAGCTGCAGATG cctAGAAGGAGGGCGTGGGCTTCCTGGCTCTCATTCCTGACCACTGGGAGGAGTGTTCAGGCTTTGGCCTCACGGGAGACTGGAGACCCCCTGTCCCCTTATCGCCTCGTCCTAACTGTCCATCCCCAGGCAGAGCTGGCTACCTCGCACAAGTGCCTGAGCCACGAGGTAAAGCGACTGACTGAGGAAAACCAAGGGCTCCGGGCTGAGCAGCCGCCGTCTTCAGTCCCCCGGGGCCTGGAGCAGGATGAGGGCCAGGAGGAGTCGCTGCCCGGCTCGCTGCTG GAGCTGCGGCAGCTGGTGCGCCGCACTCAGCAGGAGGCGCGGGCCCACCAGCAGGCCCAGGAGCACGAGGCCGAGCGGCTGCGGATTGAGATCGTGACCCTGCGGGAGGCGCTGGAGGAAGAGACGGCGGCGAGGGCCAGCCTGGAGGGGCAGCTGAGGGGGCAGCGGGAGGAGACAG AGGTGTTAGAGG cctccctgtgcAGCCTGAGGATGGAGATGGAGCGGGTCCAGCAGGAGCAGAGCAAG GCCAGGCAGCAGGAAGTCCTGAGGCAGCCACTGGGCTCGGGCCGCACAGAAGAG GCCCAGCTCACAGACCTCCTCTCGGAACAGAGGGCAAAGATGCTGCGGCTGCAGGCTGAGCTGGAGACCAGTGAGCAAGTGCAGAGGGATTTTGTACGACTGTCCCAGGCCTTGCAG GTGCGCCTGGAACGGATCCGCCAGGCAGAGAGTCTGGAGCAGGTGCGCAGC
- the RABEP2 gene encoding rab GTPase-binding effector protein 2 isoform X3 has protein sequence MAAPAPAAAGEDARRRQPEAALDPQTPEGTKVEAESGELDRLRAELAGALAEMETMKAVAEVSESTKAEAVAAVQRQCQEEVASLQAILKDSISSYEAQITSLKQERQQQQQDCEEKERELGRLKQLLSRAHPLDSLEKQMEKAHEDSEKLREIVLPMEQEIEELKAKLLRAEELIQEIQRRPRHPPSLHGSAELLLSRDPSPPLEPLEELSGDGGAAAEAFAHNCDDSASISSFSLGGGASGSASLPRTRHGLSPEQEETASLVSTGTLVPEGIYLPPPGYQLVPDNQWEQLQVEGRQLQKELESISRERDELQEGLRRSNEDCAKQMQVLLAQVQNSEQLLRTLQGTVSQAQERVQLQMAELATSHKCLSHEVKRLTEENQGLRAEQPPSSVPRGLEQDEGQEESLPGSLLELRQLVRRTQQEARAHQQAQEHEAERLRIEIVTLREALEEETAARASLEGQLRGQREETEVLEASLCSLRMEMERVQQEQSKARQQEVLRQPLGSGRTEEAQLTDLLSEQRAKMLRLQAELETSEQVQRDFVRLSQALQVRLERIRQAESLEQVRSIMDEAPLRDVGDIKDT, from the exons ATGGCGGCACCTGCGCCGGCGGCCGCGGGCGAGGATGCCCGGCGGCGGCAGCCGGAGGCCG CGCTGGACCCCCAGACTCCGGAGGGGACAAAAGTTGAGGCCGAGTCAGGGGAGCTCGACCGGCTTCGGGCTGAGCTGGCAGGCGCCCTGGCAGAAATGGAAACCATGAAGGCTGTGGCCGAGGTGAGCGAGAGCACGAAGGCCGAGGCTGTGGCTGCAGTGCAGCGGCAATGCCAAGAGGAGGTGGCCTCGCTGCAGGCCATCCTGAAAG ACTCCATCAGCAGCTATGAAGCCCAGATCACGTCTCTGAAGCAggagcggcagcagcagcagcaggactgTGAGGAGAAGGAGCGGGAGCTGGGGCGCCTGAAGCAGCTGCTGTCCAGGGCTCACCCCCTGGACTCCTTGGAGAAGCAGATGGAAAAG GCCCACGAGGACTCGGAGAAGCTGCGGGAGATCGTGTTGCCCATGGAGCAGGAGATTGAGGAGCTGAAGGCGAAATTGCTGAGGGCAGAGGAGCTGATCCAAGAGAtccag AGACGTCCCCGGCATCCCCCTTCCCTGCACGGCTCCGCGGAGTTGCTCCTGTCCCGGGACCCATCTCCACCACTGGAGCCTCTTGAGGAGCTGAGTGGAGACGGGGGTGCGGCGGCGGAGGCCTTCGCCCACAACTGTGATGACAGCGCCTccatctcctccttctccctcgGCGGTGGAGCCAGCGGCAGTGCCTCCCTGCCCCGCACCCGCCATGGCCTGAGCCCCGAGCAGGAGGAGACAGCCTCTCTGGTGTCCACGGGCACCCTGGTCCCTGAGGGCATCTACCTGCCCCCTCCTGGTTACCAGCTCGTCCCAGACAACCAGTGGGAGCAGCTGCAGGTGGAG GGGCGGCAGCTGCAGAAGGAGCTGGAGAGCATCAGCCGGGAGCGGGATGAGCTGCAAGAGGGCCTGAGACGGAGTAACGAGGACTGCGCTAAGCAG ATGCAGGTGCTCCTGGCCCAGGTCCAGAACTCAGAGCAGCTGCTGCGGACCTTGCAGGGGACCGTGAGCCAGGCCCAGGAGCGGGTTCAGCTGCAGATG GCAGAGCTGGCTACCTCGCACAAGTGCCTGAGCCACGAGGTAAAGCGACTGACTGAGGAAAACCAAGGGCTCCGGGCTGAGCAGCCGCCGTCTTCAGTCCCCCGGGGCCTGGAGCAGGATGAGGGCCAGGAGGAGTCGCTGCCCGGCTCGCTGCTG GAGCTGCGGCAGCTGGTGCGCCGCACTCAGCAGGAGGCGCGGGCCCACCAGCAGGCCCAGGAGCACGAGGCCGAGCGGCTGCGGATTGAGATCGTGACCCTGCGGGAGGCGCTGGAGGAAGAGACGGCGGCGAGGGCCAGCCTGGAGGGGCAGCTGAGGGGGCAGCGGGAGGAGACAG AGGTGTTAGAGG cctccctgtgcAGCCTGAGGATGGAGATGGAGCGGGTCCAGCAGGAGCAGAGCAAG GCCAGGCAGCAGGAAGTCCTGAGGCAGCCACTGGGCTCGGGCCGCACAGAAGAG GCCCAGCTCACAGACCTCCTCTCGGAACAGAGGGCAAAGATGCTGCGGCTGCAGGCTGAGCTGGAGACCAGTGAGCAAGTGCAGAGGGATTTTGTACGACTGTCCCAGGCCTTGCAG GTGCGCCTGGAACGGATCCGCCAGGCAGAGAGTCTGGAGCAGGTGCGCAGC
- the RABEP2 gene encoding rab GTPase-binding effector protein 2 isoform X2: MAAPAPAAAGEDARRRQPEAALDPQTPEGTKVEAESGELDRLRAELAGALAEMETMKAVAEVSESTKAEAVAAVQRQCQEEVASLQAILKDSISSYEAQITSLKQERQQQQQDCEEKERELGRLKQLLSRAHPLDSLEKQMEKAHEDSEKLREIVLPMEQEIEELKAKLLRAEELIQEIQRRPRHPPSLHGSAELLLSRDPSPPLEPLEELSGDGGAAAEAFAHNCDDSASISSFSLGGGASGSASLPRTRHGLSPEQEETASLVSTGTLVPEGIYLPPPGYQLVPDNQWEQLQVEGRQLQKELESISRERDELQEGLRRSNEDCAKQMQVLLAQVQNSEQLLRTLQGTVSQAQERVQLQMPRRRAWASWLSFLTTGRSVQALASRETGDPLSPYRLVLTVHPQAELATSHKCLSHEVKRLTEENQGLRAEQPPSSVPRGLEQDEGQEESLPGSLLELRQLVRRTQQEARAHQQAQEHEAERLRIEIVTLREALEEETAARASLEGQLRGQREETEVLEASLCSLRMEMERVQQEQSKARQQEVLRQPLGSGRTEERAKMLRLQAELETSEQVQRDFVRLSQALQVRLERIRQAESLEQVRSIMDEAPLRDVGDIKDT; encoded by the exons ATGGCGGCACCTGCGCCGGCGGCCGCGGGCGAGGATGCCCGGCGGCGGCAGCCGGAGGCCG CGCTGGACCCCCAGACTCCGGAGGGGACAAAAGTTGAGGCCGAGTCAGGGGAGCTCGACCGGCTTCGGGCTGAGCTGGCAGGCGCCCTGGCAGAAATGGAAACCATGAAGGCTGTGGCCGAGGTGAGCGAGAGCACGAAGGCCGAGGCTGTGGCTGCAGTGCAGCGGCAATGCCAAGAGGAGGTGGCCTCGCTGCAGGCCATCCTGAAAG ACTCCATCAGCAGCTATGAAGCCCAGATCACGTCTCTGAAGCAggagcggcagcagcagcagcaggactgTGAGGAGAAGGAGCGGGAGCTGGGGCGCCTGAAGCAGCTGCTGTCCAGGGCTCACCCCCTGGACTCCTTGGAGAAGCAGATGGAAAAG GCCCACGAGGACTCGGAGAAGCTGCGGGAGATCGTGTTGCCCATGGAGCAGGAGATTGAGGAGCTGAAGGCGAAATTGCTGAGGGCAGAGGAGCTGATCCAAGAGAtccag AGACGTCCCCGGCATCCCCCTTCCCTGCACGGCTCCGCGGAGTTGCTCCTGTCCCGGGACCCATCTCCACCACTGGAGCCTCTTGAGGAGCTGAGTGGAGACGGGGGTGCGGCGGCGGAGGCCTTCGCCCACAACTGTGATGACAGCGCCTccatctcctccttctccctcgGCGGTGGAGCCAGCGGCAGTGCCTCCCTGCCCCGCACCCGCCATGGCCTGAGCCCCGAGCAGGAGGAGACAGCCTCTCTGGTGTCCACGGGCACCCTGGTCCCTGAGGGCATCTACCTGCCCCCTCCTGGTTACCAGCTCGTCCCAGACAACCAGTGGGAGCAGCTGCAGGTGGAG GGGCGGCAGCTGCAGAAGGAGCTGGAGAGCATCAGCCGGGAGCGGGATGAGCTGCAAGAGGGCCTGAGACGGAGTAACGAGGACTGCGCTAAGCAG ATGCAGGTGCTCCTGGCCCAGGTCCAGAACTCAGAGCAGCTGCTGCGGACCTTGCAGGGGACCGTGAGCCAGGCCCAGGAGCGGGTTCAGCTGCAGATG cctAGAAGGAGGGCGTGGGCTTCCTGGCTCTCATTCCTGACCACTGGGAGGAGTGTTCAGGCTTTGGCCTCACGGGAGACTGGAGACCCCCTGTCCCCTTATCGCCTCGTCCTAACTGTCCATCCCCAGGCAGAGCTGGCTACCTCGCACAAGTGCCTGAGCCACGAGGTAAAGCGACTGACTGAGGAAAACCAAGGGCTCCGGGCTGAGCAGCCGCCGTCTTCAGTCCCCCGGGGCCTGGAGCAGGATGAGGGCCAGGAGGAGTCGCTGCCCGGCTCGCTGCTG GAGCTGCGGCAGCTGGTGCGCCGCACTCAGCAGGAGGCGCGGGCCCACCAGCAGGCCCAGGAGCACGAGGCCGAGCGGCTGCGGATTGAGATCGTGACCCTGCGGGAGGCGCTGGAGGAAGAGACGGCGGCGAGGGCCAGCCTGGAGGGGCAGCTGAGGGGGCAGCGGGAGGAGACAG AGGTGTTAGAGG cctccctgtgcAGCCTGAGGATGGAGATGGAGCGGGTCCAGCAGGAGCAGAGCAAG GCCAGGCAGCAGGAAGTCCTGAGGCAGCCACTGGGCTCGGGCCGCACAGAAGAG AGGGCAAAGATGCTGCGGCTGCAGGCTGAGCTGGAGACCAGTGAGCAAGTGCAGAGGGATTTTGTACGACTGTCCCAGGCCTTGCAG GTGCGCCTGGAACGGATCCGCCAGGCAGAGAGTCTGGAGCAGGTGCGCAGC
- the RABEP2 gene encoding rab GTPase-binding effector protein 2 isoform X4, with translation MAAPAPAAAGEDARRRQPEAALDPQTPEGTKVEAESGELDRLRAELAGALAEMETMKAVAEVSESTKAEAVAAVQRQCQEEVASLQAILKDSISSYEAQITSLKQERQQQQQDCEEKERELGRLKQLLSRAHPLDSLEKQMEKAHEDSEKLREIVLPMEQEIEELKAKLLRAEELIQEIQRRPRHPPSLHGSAELLLSRDPSPPLEPLEELSGDGGAAAEAFAHNCDDSASISSFSLGGGASGSASLPRTRHGLSPEQEETASLVSTGTLVPEGIYLPPPGYQLVPDNQWEQLQVEGRQLQKELESISRERDELQEGLRRSNEDCAKQMQVLLAQVQNSEQLLRTLQGTVSQAQERVQLQMPRRRAWASWLSFLTTGRSVQALASRETGDPLSPYRLVLTVHPQAELATSHKCLSHEVKRLTEENQGLRAEQPPSSVPRGLEQDEGQEESLPGSLLPLAPGRPRTQPVTCILPGAAAAGAPHSAGGAGPPAGPGARGRAAAD, from the exons ATGGCGGCACCTGCGCCGGCGGCCGCGGGCGAGGATGCCCGGCGGCGGCAGCCGGAGGCCG CGCTGGACCCCCAGACTCCGGAGGGGACAAAAGTTGAGGCCGAGTCAGGGGAGCTCGACCGGCTTCGGGCTGAGCTGGCAGGCGCCCTGGCAGAAATGGAAACCATGAAGGCTGTGGCCGAGGTGAGCGAGAGCACGAAGGCCGAGGCTGTGGCTGCAGTGCAGCGGCAATGCCAAGAGGAGGTGGCCTCGCTGCAGGCCATCCTGAAAG ACTCCATCAGCAGCTATGAAGCCCAGATCACGTCTCTGAAGCAggagcggcagcagcagcagcaggactgTGAGGAGAAGGAGCGGGAGCTGGGGCGCCTGAAGCAGCTGCTGTCCAGGGCTCACCCCCTGGACTCCTTGGAGAAGCAGATGGAAAAG GCCCACGAGGACTCGGAGAAGCTGCGGGAGATCGTGTTGCCCATGGAGCAGGAGATTGAGGAGCTGAAGGCGAAATTGCTGAGGGCAGAGGAGCTGATCCAAGAGAtccag AGACGTCCCCGGCATCCCCCTTCCCTGCACGGCTCCGCGGAGTTGCTCCTGTCCCGGGACCCATCTCCACCACTGGAGCCTCTTGAGGAGCTGAGTGGAGACGGGGGTGCGGCGGCGGAGGCCTTCGCCCACAACTGTGATGACAGCGCCTccatctcctccttctccctcgGCGGTGGAGCCAGCGGCAGTGCCTCCCTGCCCCGCACCCGCCATGGCCTGAGCCCCGAGCAGGAGGAGACAGCCTCTCTGGTGTCCACGGGCACCCTGGTCCCTGAGGGCATCTACCTGCCCCCTCCTGGTTACCAGCTCGTCCCAGACAACCAGTGGGAGCAGCTGCAGGTGGAG GGGCGGCAGCTGCAGAAGGAGCTGGAGAGCATCAGCCGGGAGCGGGATGAGCTGCAAGAGGGCCTGAGACGGAGTAACGAGGACTGCGCTAAGCAG ATGCAGGTGCTCCTGGCCCAGGTCCAGAACTCAGAGCAGCTGCTGCGGACCTTGCAGGGGACCGTGAGCCAGGCCCAGGAGCGGGTTCAGCTGCAGATG cctAGAAGGAGGGCGTGGGCTTCCTGGCTCTCATTCCTGACCACTGGGAGGAGTGTTCAGGCTTTGGCCTCACGGGAGACTGGAGACCCCCTGTCCCCTTATCGCCTCGTCCTAACTGTCCATCCCCAGGCAGAGCTGGCTACCTCGCACAAGTGCCTGAGCCACGAGGTAAAGCGACTGACTGAGGAAAACCAAGGGCTCCGGGCTGAGCAGCCGCCGTCTTCAGTCCCCCGGGGCCTGGAGCAGGATGAGGGCCAGGAGGAGTCGCTGCCCGGCTCGCTGCTG CCGCTGGCCCCTGGCCGGCCCCGCACCCAGCCCGTGACTTGCATCCTTCCAGGAGCTGCGGCAGCTGGTGCGCCGCACTCAGCAGGAGGCGCGGGCCCACCAGCAGGCCCAGGAGCACGAGGCCGAGCGGCTGCGGATTGA
- the CD19 gene encoding B-lymphocyte antigen CD19: MPPPLLLFFLHLFLTPMGVRPQEKHLLEAKEGGNAVLPCLDGLSDGPPEQLAWFRGSQSTPFLELSLGLPGLGIHVGPLGTLKEPQGTLLFIFNVSDQMGGFYLCQRGPFSEQAWQPGWTVSVKGSGELFRWNASDLNDPSCGLRNRSSKGPRPSSGHPTRSQVYVWAKNNPKILHTDSACAPPNGTLNQSNNHDLTVAPGSTLSLSCGASRTSLARGPISWIHVRPKKPRIKLLSLNLSEDAQLREMWVMGTLGGKAVLLLPETTAQDAGIYHCNHGNVTTQMQLKVTAQSAVWHWLLETGGWIVPVVTLVYLIFCLASLVGFLHLRRALILRRKRKRMTDPTRRFFKVTPPPGNGAQNQYGNMLSLSTPHSGTGRALRWAAGLGATVPPYGNPRSDVQEARASESRSPPGTGPEEEEGEAYEEPDSEEGSEFYENDSNLGQDQLSQDGSGYENPEEGVLGPEDEDSFSNAESYENEDEELAQPVARTTDFLSPHGSAWDPSREATSLGSQSYEDMRGILYAVPQLRFVQAQPGPSHEEDADSYENMDNPDGPEPAWGGGGHMGTWSN, from the exons AtgccacctcctctcctcctcttcttcctccacctGTTCCTTACCCCCATGGGAGTCAGGCCCCAGGAAAAACACCTACTGGAGGCTAAAG aGGGAGGCAATGCTGTGCTGCCATGCCTTGACGGTCTCTCAGATGGTCCCCCTGAGCAACTGGCCTGGTTTCGGGGCTCCCAATCAACACCCTTCTTAGAGCTGAGCCTAGGGTTACCAGGCCTGGGCATCCATGTGGGGCCCCTGGGCACCCTGAAGGAGCCCCAGGGAACCTTGCTGTTCATCTTCAATGTCTCCGACCAGATGGGGGGCTTCTACCTGTGCCAGCGAGGCCCCTTTTCTGAGCAAGCCTGGCAGCCTGGCTGGACGGTCAGCGTGAAGGGCAGCG GAGAACTGTTCCGGTGGAATGCTTCAGACCTAAATGACCCAAGCTGTGGCCTGCGGAACAGGTCCTCAAAGGGCCCCAGGCCCTCTTCTGGTCACCCCACAAGGTCCCAGGTCTATGTGTGGGCCAAGAACAACCCTAAGATCTTACACACAGACTCTGCCTGTGCCCCACCTAACGGCACTTTGAACCAGAGCAACAACCATG ACCTCACGGTGGCCCCTGGCTCCACACTCTCGCTGTCCTGTGGGGCATCCCGTACCTCACTGGCCAGAGGCCCCATCTCCTGGATCCATGTGCGTCCCAAGAAGCCTAGGATCAAATTGCTGAGCCTAAACCTGAGTGAGGATGCCCAACTCAGAGAGATGTGGGTCATGGGCACCCTCGGGGGAAAGGCTGTTCTGTTGCTGCCCGAGACCACAGCTCAAGATGCTGGCATCTATCACTGTAACCATGGCAACGTGACCACCCAGATGCAGCTGAAGGTCACTGCCCAGTCAG CAGTATGGCATTGGCTACTGGAGACTGGTGGCTGGATAGTCCCTGTTGTGACTTTAGTTTATCTGATCTTCtgcctggcttccctggtgggcttTCTTCATCTTCGAAGAG CCCTGATcctgaggaggaaaagaaagcgAATGACAGATCCCACTAGAAG GTTCTTCAAAGTGACGCCTCCCCCGGGAAACGGGGCCCAGAACCAGTACGGGAACATGCTCTCCCTCTCCACTCCCCACTCAGGCACGG GACGCGCCCTGCGGTGGGCTGCGGGCCTGGGAGCCACCGTGCCGCCCTACGGAAATCCGCGCAGCGACGTCCAGGAGGCCAGAGCCTCGGAGTCCCGGAGCCCACCAGGGACCG gcccagaagaagaggaaggggaggccTATGAGGAGCCGGACAGTGAGGAGGGCTCCGAGTTCTACGAGAACGACTCCAACCTTGGGCAGGACCAGCTCTCCCAGG ATGGCAGCGGCTATGAGAACCCTGAGGAAGGGGTCCTGGGTCCTGAGGATGAAGACTCCTTCTCCAACG CTGAATCTTACGAGAATGAGGATGAAGAACTGGCCCAGCCAGTTGCCAGGACAACAG acTTCCTGAGCCCCCATGGGTCAGCCTGGGACCCCAGCAGGGAGGCAACCTCCCTTG GGTCCCAGTCCTATGAGGATATGAGAGGGATCCTGTATGCAGTCCCCCAGCTCCGCTTTGTTCAAGCCCAGCCTGGTCCCAGTCATGAAGAAG ATGCAGACTCTTATGAGAATATGGATAATCCCGATGGACCAGAACCAgcatggggaggagggggccacATGGGCACCTGGAGCAACTAG